A single Triticum dicoccoides isolate Atlit2015 ecotype Zavitan chromosome 2A, WEW_v2.0, whole genome shotgun sequence DNA region contains:
- the LOC119356607 gene encoding uncharacterized protein LOC119356607, which translates to MRKYITTHNNAAKREKWSRVEYEVTVNEDRTIFTWECGQFEHTGMLCCHALRVMEILHLDEIPRYHILKRWTRDARDVLPEHLAQYQKDKSHNLSFTYMHSTLYFKAMEAVRMGDASAACYDYMNSGLDSLLRGGAPLAAVRDGLAFEDRLNDNGNVSAACNGQNDNAVQEAEQCNSAVNSVGMNELHCLAAPEKRRGAGRPTSSREKAPYEGLSKRTRFCSICRREGHKRTTCPERGDAPKKPRKPSKCKNCGIEGHRRNTCKRPLGFAES; encoded by the exons ATGAGGAAATATATAACTACTCACAATAATGCAGCCAAACGAGAGAAGTGGAGCAGGGTGGAGTATGAAGTTACAGTTAACGAAGACAGAACAATATTCACGTGGGAATGTGGTCAATTTGAGCACACAGGCATGCTTTGCTGCCATGCTTTGCGG GTGATGGAGATTCTACATCTTGATGAAATCCCTAGATATCATATCTTGAAAAGGTGGACAAGAGATGCTAGAGATGTACTACCGGAGCACCTGGCTCAGTACCAGAAAGACAAATCGCATAATTTGTCTTTCACGTACATGCATTCAACATTATATTTTAAAGCCATGGAAGCTGTTCGGATGGGGGATGCAAGTGCTGCATGCTATGACTACATGAATTCTGGACTCGACTCCCTGCTGCGGGGTGGAGCACCTCTGGCGGCCGTGCGTGATGGATTGGCATTCGAGGATCGTCTAAATGACAATGGAAATGTTAGTGCAGCGTGTAACGGCCAAAATGATAATGCAGTTCAGGAGGCTGAGCAATGCAACAGTGCTGTGAATTCTGTGGGCATGAATGAACTTCACTGCCTTGCAGCTCCGGAAAAGCGTAGAGGTGCTGGCAGGCCGACAAGCAGCAGGGAGAAGGCACCATATGAAGGGCTGAGTAAGAGAACCAGGTTCTGCAGCATTTGCCGGCGCGAGGGGCACAAGAGGACGACATGTCCAGAACGAGGGGATGCTCCGAAGAAGCCGCGGAAGCCAAGCAAGTGCAAGAACTGCGGAATAGAGGGGCACCGGCGGAACACATGCAAGAGGCCTCTTGGGTTTGCCGAGAGCTGA